In Pempheris klunzingeri isolate RE-2024b chromosome 5, fPemKlu1.hap1, whole genome shotgun sequence, the DNA window ACCTCTACCATCATTAGTGTAAGTTAGTGCAGAGAATGCCCACGTTATCATCTAGATATGCATAAAGCTTCTCAAATTAAGAAAAAGTAAAGTTAGTCATTTCTTTCGTCCTATTTCACAACATGCCTAAAAACAATATGTATGTATTGTAATATTGATATGGCTTCTCAACTCATTTCAGTCACTCTAGGCACTGAAATATCAGGCTCTCTTAACTGACTTTCCAGTCTGTAAAGTAAATTTGAACTAATAAGGCAGGGTAATGCTGTCATGTTTATGCTATATCAGGGAGCTGGGAGGACTGAAGGGAGCCTATGAAGACGGAATCATGATACAATTACTTAATACTTGATTAAGTAATTGTCCCTGATAAGCTTACCAGCGtttttgtttccagttttattcATGATATTGACTAGAGTATTTCATTGGACTGTTTTCCATAAAACTGTCTTTATATAAATACATCTGGGGGTAGACCAGTGGAAACCATGCAGTTGCATATGCCTGTCTTTGTGCAAACACATTGTTACAGCACTTTGCTGAAGAAGAAATTCAAGATTCTAATGCATTAAAGGATGCAGGttttacagtattacagtaatACTGTTCATGTCATGTGTTCAAATAAATATGATACTTGCACATATTGAGGATTAGGCTAAATGTGAATCTGATTAGCTCAGTTTACTGTAGCAGTAACAGTGGCTTTTttgtgaggttgccaggcaaccagccGAGACTCCACCAAGTTATTCGAACACAGATTGTcccacaaaaccacaaactgttGTTTTAACTCTCCGATTCTTGAAAGGCAAATTCCTTTACCCGTGGGCAGAGCCAGGCTTGCTTGGCTTTACCTTgatatttagcatacagacatgagatgAATGTTTGGGTGCTCCAAAGCTTCTGTTTGATTTGATACAGTATTTTGTTGCTTACCTTGTGCAGACCAGACAAACACCAAGCCGAGCAGGGCCAGGCTGGGCCAGGGGGTGTTGGGATCGGGGAATGGAGGCCACAGGGCAGAAGCTTCTGTTTCTCCAGTGCCAATGTTTGCCTGCTGCCCGACTCCCTGGCCAGGTTCAACAACTTGTCAGACACTCACAGGAGAGCCCGGGAGGTGGGGAAGAGGATCCGTAATGGTGCCAGTCGGCCTCAGATTAAGATCTACATCGACTCCCCAACCAACACTTCCATCAGGTGAGGAGAGCTAGCTCCTGAGCTCTTCTGCTTATGTCTGAGCAGTAGTAAAAGCATGTATTCTTGTAATGAACATCaatcaaacaaatacattttgaatgttccttactttctttctttctttctgttcatcagtGCGGCATCCTTCAGCAGCCTTGCCACAGGTTTCCGGCGTACCTCCTCTCTGGACCATCGtccagaacaaacacacaccaccaaTGGCCCAGCTGACACCGAAACCGAACCCCTCACTGAGTGCCCGATTCACCCCTCAGGTGCCACTGACTGCCCCGTTCACCCCTCTGTAGTAGACCATGGCTCCTCTGAGTGCCCTCTTCACCCAGACGGAGCAGACATGACAGCAGACTGCCCCCTCCACCATGCAGGGActaacagcagctcagactgtCCCGTTCACACCTCAGGTGAAGCTCCAGACTGCCCCTTGCATTCCACAGGGGCTCATACTGGCCAAGGCCATCATGACTGCCCCATGCATGGGGAAGGGACCCAGCCAAAACCATCCACAGACTGCCCACTTCACACCTCAGGGGTTCAAATCAGCATCAGCGCCCCGGAGCCAGACCCCCAGGAAGACGTGGCCGAAACAGGGAACCATCGGCCTGGGGAGCAGGCAGGGGGAGACACAGGCAGCATGACTGCCTCCAGAGAATCCCTTGCTCGCTGCCATGGAAGTGATGGCGGTGTAGGGATATCCTCCAACAATACTCTCTCACATGTCCCTCGCACATCAATCTTTAAACGCCCTGGACGAAAACGCCGCCACGGAGATGAGACGTTCGACCATGAGATCTCTGCCTTTTTCCCTGCCAATTTGGATTTCCTGGCTCTACAGGAAGTGTTTGACCACGGATCAACGACTAGACTGCGGCGGCAGTTGCATCGCTACTTCCCTTACGTGCTGAGCGATGTTGGGCGGTATGGCTGGAAAGGCTGCTGCTCAAGGTTCAAATTCCTGAACAGCGGGCTGATGCTGGCCAGCCGCTATCCAAT includes these proteins:
- the smpd3 gene encoding sphingomyelin phosphodiesterase 3, which encodes MVLHTTPYSSACLHFLDGLSWSLVFPCYWLLDRLLGSCVATSLEKRQRSQDPCSILTLCVLISAPLYLLLLLASLPFALLGFIIWAPLQAIRQPYLYTYHRPDKHQAEQGQAGPGGVGIGEWRPQGRSFCFSSANVCLLPDSLARFNNLSDTHRRAREVGKRIRNGASRPQIKIYIDSPTNTSISAASFSSLATGFRRTSSLDHRPEQTHTTNGPADTETEPLTECPIHPSGATDCPVHPSVVDHGSSECPLHPDGADMTADCPLHHAGTNSSSDCPVHTSGEAPDCPLHSTGAHTGQGHHDCPMHGEGTQPKPSTDCPLHTSGVQISISAPEPDPQEDVAETGNHRPGEQAGGDTGSMTASRESLARCHGSDGGVGISSNNTLSHVPRTSIFKRPGRKRRHGDETFDHEISAFFPANLDFLALQEVFDHGSTTRLRRQLHRYFPYVLSDVGRYGWKGCCSRFKFLNSGLMLASRYPILDARYECYPNGRGEDALAAKGVLFAKVHVGTSHQEQRVVGYLTCTHLHAIEGDASIRCEQLDLLLQWGAEFRQSTSQPPAGEKVLEDLVAFDVILGDLNFDNCSSEDKLEQQHALFTQYKDPCRLGPGEDKPWALGTLLDPSGLYDDEVSSPESLQKVMENEEGRKEYLVFPPSKSQCPASSQKGRKIPLKGNGRRIDYILYSDEGLQQDWKVEIEEFSFVTQLAGITDHLSVAMRLAVSTGEEEP